Proteins from a single region of Theobroma cacao cultivar B97-61/B2 chromosome 10, Criollo_cocoa_genome_V2, whole genome shotgun sequence:
- the LOC18586837 gene encoding uncharacterized protein LOC18586837 → MTPNLKSFIIFSSSIFVLFLAISFSFSRTNYHRIQQLKLSLNSRHPTFFQSLLSFLLKTPNPNRSHSPNRISRASHCVLWMAPFLSGGGYSSEAWSYVLALNEYMKSLENPSFKLAIDQHGDLESLEFWEGLPQDIRNLAIRLYQTECRINETIVVCHSEPGAWYPPLFETLPCPPTGYHDFMFVIGRTMFESDRLTSQHVKRCNRMDSVWVPTDFHVSTFVQSGVDPAKVVKVVQPIDVKFFDPSKYKPLDIASKGNLVLGARIPNSNPRKEFVFLSVFKWEFRKGWDVLLKAYLREFSRDDGVVLYLLTNPYHSNRDFDNKIVQFVEHSHMEKPANGWASVCVIDTHIAQVDLPKLYKAADAFVLPSRGEGWGRPIVEAMAMSLPAITTNWSGPTEYLTEENSYPLPVDRLSEVTEGPFKGHLWAEPSVIELQALMRHVISNVEEAKAKGKQARKDMIRKFSPEIVAGMITGHIQNIIDQ, encoded by the coding sequence GTCCTTCattatcttttcttcatcTATCTTTGTTCTGTTTCTAGCAATCTCTTTTAGTTTCAGCAGAACAAACTACCACAGAATCCAGCAATTGAAATTAAGCCTCAATTCACGCCACCCAACTTTCTTTCAATCCCTTCTATCATTTCTGCTCAAAACCCCAAATCCCAACCGATCCCACTCCCCAAATCGCATTTCCAGGGCCTCTCACTGCGTTCTATGGATGGCTCCCTTCCTTTCAGGTGGTGGGTATAGTTCAGAAGCATGGTCTTATGTTTTAGCACTCAATGAATACATGAAAAGTCTCGAAAACCCCAGTTTCAAATTGGCTATTGACCAacatggtgatttggagtccCTAGAATTTTGGGAGGGATTGCCTCAAGATATCAGGAACTTGGCAATTCGGCTTTATCAAACAGAATGTAGAATAAATGAGACCATTGTGGTTTGCCATAGTGAGCCTGGTGCTTGGTATCCCCCATTGTTTGAAACCCTTCCATGCCCTCCAACTGGTTATCATGATTTCATGTTTGTCATTGGCAGGACCATGTTTGAGAGTGATAGACTGACTTCTCAACATGTTAAGCGTTGTAATAGAATGGATTCTGTTTGGGTTCCTACTGATTTTCATGTGTCTACATTTGTGCAAAGTGGGGTTGATCCAGCTAAGGTTGTGAAAGTTGTGCAGCCTATTGATGTGAAGTTCTTTGATCCCTCCAAGTATAAGCCATTGGACATTGCTTCCAAAGGGAATCTGGTTTTAGGTGCAAGGATTCCTAATTCCAATCCTCGAAAGGAGTTTGTGTTCTTGAGTGTCTTTAAGTGGGAGTTTAGGAAAGGATGGGACGTGTTGCTCAAAGCATACCTGAGAGAATTCTCCCGTGATGATGGGGTGGTTTTGTACTTGTTGACTAATCCTTATCATTCTAATAGAGATTTTGACAACAAGATTGTCCAATTTGTTGAACATTCTCACATGGAAAAGCCAGCTAATGGGTGGGCTTCTGTGTGTGTCATTGATACCCACATAGCTCAGGTCGATTTGCCAAAACTGTACAAGGCAGCTGATGCATTTGTGCTTCCATCAAGAGGAGAAGGATGGGGGAGACCTATTGTGGAAGCCATGGCAATGTCTTTGCCAGCAATAACAACTAATTGGTCCGGGCCTACTGAGTATTTAACAGAGGAGAATAGCTACCCGTTGCCAGTGGATAGACTGAGCGAAGTAACGGAAGGACCATTTAAAGGGCATTTGTGGGCTGAACCATCAGTTATTGAGCTTCAAGCTCTTATGAGGCATGTGATTAGTAATGTGGAGGAGGCCAAGGCTAAAGGTAAGCAGGCGAGGAAGGACATGATCAGAAAGTTTTCTCCTGAAATTGTTGCAGGGATGATCACAGGCCatatacaaaatataattgaCCAATGA